A window of Plasmodium malariae genome assembly, chromosome: 12 genomic DNA:
tcaattataaaatgaaaaaaaaaaaatatataatataaaacaaataagaaaattacaaaaaatttggttttatcttttttatttaacattcttttaattttctgatcttcatttttaattttttttttttttgaaatataatcattttcattaattccAAAATTTTGATCTATAAAtgatttatcatttattagtatattttcTGAATcactataaatttttttgtttatctcTATGCTAaccttttttcttattttgtaTTCATTAAATGTTCGTTCTTGTATATTTTCATcgttctctttttttttattttttaaggaatattctttattttcttttaatgtATTATCGCTTGGTTGAAATTTGCTATACGAGTCTTCACTTAAAAAacatttctcttttttcaatttcttttcgttaatttttttatctttttcttttttaccaagttctttctcttttttcttatccgaggtatttttttctttagttTCCTTTTTACCAATACATGTACCATccttttcgttttttcttttatatatggtattgtttttatatttttcaacaACTTTATCATAATCGCCATATAGTTTATCCATTTAGGATTTCTTTGTGTTGTATAAATGATGGGGGTAAATGCTTTtgatcaaatttttttttttttttttttttttttttctcttccgTTTCTTCTTTTTGTGTGGTTTCTTCGTCTTTTTGTTCCTTTTACTTCTCCCTTTTCAactcttttatttctttcctttctgcttttttttctaaaattttacatatttttatttttcatttcagttgataaattgaaaaaacaGAATAAGACAGGCACgcatataaaaaacaaaattttcatataaatcgCTTTagtataaacataaattttaattggCAAGGAAAACATCGTAATGCATTATATGTAGCTTACGTAGGAAAGAACGTGCGTACtgtatataagcatataaatacatatgcgtataaatacatatgtgtatacacatatatacatttatacatatagacaaaccttttcaaaaattattccaatgcttttaaaataaaaagtagagaaaaaataaaacttaaagggttaataaaaaaaatatacatatataatatatatatatatatacatatactgatacgcataaataataatttttaaataaagaagttaaggaaacattttttcatttgaataatttgtctttttttctctcatTCATATCTTGGTTTATCTGAGGTACACAGACACCCTAAAGTAAAAGtatgtaataaaatgatGTAAATGCGCAAAGATTCACATAGACATGTTTACATGTACATGAAATTATGTGTACGTACGtgcatatgtacgtatatatgtacgtttccgcataaatagtaataaacAGGATGAAATAACTGCGTGTTCAATTTgtgcaaaatttttttagtaattcGTTTAAATTTCCAATCTGATTTTCTTTTCGCGTATATTACTTAACATTTTTCACTGCACACATTTCTCCCCacacattttataaaattttacgtttttatttttatttctattcaTCTGTTTCTCCTACCCCAGCTTTTGATTTCCATAAATTCTTCCTTAATTCATGTACATCTATTTTGGGAAATGAGTTATCGCACATCTGTGTTTTTACTGCTTCATCTTCATCAGATGTAGTTTCATATCTAGTATGTTGAAAATGAGCAAATAAAATGAGTCAAAATGCGGCAAAAACATTAATGCTTATGACGGTAATatgcttattttttcaaataaaaatttttcttattactaGCACTCTGCAATTATaatcaaatatttttgtacacGTAAGTTTTACCTATCATGCTTCCATTTGCCACTTAAATCAGATTCCTCCTCATtcctttttctattttttaaaagaaagtcgttttaaaaatatgtatatattgttgttattttatttttttttttttaatatttctctATTATTTCTTTAGTATTTCTTTGAAGttcttttctaatttttgCGACAATCTGCAATTTTTagcaatattttttgattattacttatgctttttccttttttcgtAAGCTAATAGTAGAGGGTTGAATGGGTCCTTTGGTATATTTTCGTTGTATACGCTATGAAGGgattaaacataaaatataaaccgCGTGACGGCGTGGTACATCAtatcgtatatatatatgcatatgcatatatacgaatatgcatacatacgaatatgcatacatacgaatatgcatacatacgaatatgcatacatacgaatatgcatacatacgaatatgcatacatacgaaTATTCATACATGCAAATGTTCATATATGCTCGTTAGCATGTGCAACTCGCTTAAAAGTAATAGTTATGCCTTATGTTGAGGGATACGCATGCGTGAATACTGTTACCAGTTATTCCTCGATTTAGAccttttatgttttttatttttttttctgtctttttcttttttatgccTTCTTTCACTATCATTTCTTTCCTTTGAAactcttctcttttttttttgtttttttttttcctcttttagTCTAAGTGCATGTGATGTATCTTTCTTTGGTCTTCTTTTCTCCTCATTGTCTTCCTCCTTGTCTGTTACTATGTCCTTTTCTATTTCGCTTTTcttatcatttttcttttcgttTTTCTTATCCCTTTCTTTATCCCTTTCTTTATCCCTTTCCTTATCCTTTTCTTTATCCCTTTCCTTTTCCGTTTCCTTATCCTCTTCCTTTTCCCTTTCCCTTtctctttcctttttcctcagtcttctttttctccttttttcttttttaatttccttaATTACGTTATTATACAAATCAGAGTCAATACCTGTGCTGTTACTCACGGTCGAAATTGAAACGTCGCTTAATGAATACTCTAGAAAtgatttttcttcttccttCGTTACTTTCGTTTCATTCGTTTCTTTCACTACTTTCGTTTCATTCATTTCTTTTGATACTTTCATTAAATTCATTTCGTTCCTTTGCTTTTCGTTTCCTTTCTCTTTCTCCTTCTCTTTCTCCTTCTCTTTCTCCTTCTCTTTCTCCTTCTCTTTCTCCTTCTCTTTCTCCTTCTCTTTCTCCTTCTCTTTCTCCTTCTCTTTCTCCTTTTCTTTCCTCTTCTCTTTCCCCTTTTCTTTCCTCTTCTCTTTCTCCTTTTCTTTCCTCTTCTCTTTTTCCTTCTCTTTCCCCTTTTCTTTCCTCTTCTCTTTCCCCTTCtctttatttgttatatttccAAAATCGGAGTTAATGACTGTATTTTTCGTATATGCAGTAAAGGAATTGTTCGCCGCATTCtctttcattatatatatatataaccttTGAAAACtatattaagtatatttttatatgtacatatatacacagaAAATGTAGAACAAATACTAACACTTGAAAGCTTCATTATATTATGCATACATTTTCTTAGCACTAATAATAGACATTACATTTATGTTAAcgtttattcttatttaggTGTTACAATATGATTGAGctcattttaaaaatcatCTCTTTATCTTGTTAATTGTATTTATACCTACATGCCTTTTGgatcttttttctttttatttttccatttcaaatttatgaaatttcacaaaatagaaaaaaagaactgaaatacatgaacatacaaatgaaaatacaaatgaacataaaaaaatgaaaataaaaaaatgaaaataaaaatgaagataaaaatgaaaataaattaaataaatctACTATGAATAATTCAATTCTTTACGAAAAAATAGCAGTTGCAAATTTTTAgcattaattttgttttgtttattGTCATTTATTACGCTATACTTCATATGCATTAACACAAGTTCGCTTCGTAAAGTTTAAcctcattatattttaatttagcTATTTTGAGcactatataaaatttatttggaaaacgaaaaaaataaaaaggatggaaaaaataaaaaagtgaaaaaaaatgaagaaaagaaatggaaagaaaaatgaacaCCTATCTTTTCTGAAataatttcaaataaaaCGTGTGAAGTGGAGCgcaatttttcattttgtgaATTGTGAATACATCAGCTAGCGCCAAAACAAGTGTATGGAtcgtatgtacatgtaagaataagtaaatatatacatatatatgtgtatatatatatatgcatacatgaaCACATGCATGCACAGTCTCTATACAAAATGAatgggaaaaataaaaggaatgcaaaaaatatacatttctcATATATCATGAAAAGGTATTATTGCATAAGCTAACTTCACACACATTTTggtcaaattttttttgcaaattcCTCCAGTTGATGTTTTATGAAACCCATGTTTTTTAACAATGACTCAAATTcagatttattaaaaaaaaggatattcttatttttgcAACATATACATAGATTAGGttccttttctttaattCCTTTTACTCTGTTcattataaacattttccGCCCATAGAGTCCCAACTGATAAATTTTACGTAATATTGCATGGGCGTAAAAACGGTAAAAATGTGTATTTATACATGCAGATATATTAACGTATACAAATGGACACATTCATATACACAAGTAGgaacattcatatatacaagtTGGTACATTCACATATACAAGTAGgaacattcatatatacaagatggtacattcatatatacaagtaggaacattcatatatacaagttggtacattcatatataaaagtcggtacatgcacatatacaagta
This region includes:
- the PmUG01_12028500 gene encoding conserved Plasmodium protein, unknown function; this translates as MDKLYGDYDKVVEKYKNNTIYKRKNEKDGTCIGKKETKEKNTSDKKKEKELGKKEKDKKINEKKLKKEKCFLSEDSYSKFQPSDNTLKENKEYSLKNKKKENDENIQERTFNEYKIRKKVSIEINKKIYSDSENILINDKSFIDQNFGINENDYISKKKKIKNEDQKIKRMLNKKDKTKFFVIFLFVLYYIFFFFHFIIDIQVNQIYNIVINTFTIIIISVLLCYIYFLKTRYKNLKKIIFYITTYINLLYSLHIFNTFLYWLNIYLNFTLSKRIYLKYKTLYKNISFIFSYFSFDEIFFFLLIFYACFFLTSFTLTFTLFYYIYNFINYTF
- the PmUG01_12028600 gene encoding conserved Plasmodium protein, unknown function; the protein is MKENAANNSFTAYTKNTVINSDFGNITNKEKGKEKRKEKGKEKEKEKRKEKEKEKRKEKGKEKRKEKEKEKEKEKEKEKEKEKEKEKEKEKEKEKEKEKEKEKGNEKQRNEMNLMKVSKEMNETKVVKETNETKVTKEEEKSFLEYSLSDVSISTVSNSTGIDSDLYNNVIKEIKKEKRRKRRLRKKEREREREKEEDKETEKERDKEKDKERDKERDKERDKKNEKKNDKKSEIEKDIVTDKEEDNEEKRRPKKDTSHALRLKEEKKKQKKKRRVSKERNDSERRHKKEKDRKKNKKHKRSKSRNNCVYNENIPKDPFNPLLLAYEKRKKHKKRNEEESDLSGKWKHDRYETTSDEDEAVKTQMCDNSFPKIDVHELRKNLWKSKAGGVCVPQINQDMNERKKDKLFK